A section of the Apostichopus japonicus isolate 1M-3 chromosome 1, ASM3797524v1, whole genome shotgun sequence genome encodes:
- the LOC139966640 gene encoding uncharacterized protein — translation MYREPTSWLGLVAAVFCVLFGSTVPFPTTIGRDQRIHVDNIAQDVFSVYDLNKDGHLDVIEVILLAIRHQSGSHGQLDAITHTVTTLFEVLERDGNGKIDISEFQNLQSDPAIYATNDEVFGMFQLLDLNRNGRLSVSEVGLSLFNGTLTEANRKSIEAVDTDRNGEINYAEFASAMRQHPVLRSSI, via the exons ATGTATCGAGAACCCACATCGTGGCTTGGTCTTGTAGCAGCCGTTTTCTGTGTCCTTTTCGGGAGTACGGTGCCTTTCCCAACTACCATAGGGAGAGATCAAAGGATACATGTAGATAATATAGCGCAAG ATGTGTTTTCCGTTTACGATTTGAACAAAGATGGCCACCTTGATGTGATTGAGGTGATTCTATTGGCTATCAGGCACCAATCAGGAAGCCACGGACAACTTGACGCCATCACACACACAGTCACAACTCTATTTGAAGTACTTGAACGAGATG GTAACGGTAAGATTGATATCTCTGAATTCCAAAATCTTCAATCCGATCCAGCGATATATGCTACCAACGATGAAGTCTTTGGCATGTTTCAACTATTAGACTTGAATCGAAATGGACGACTTAG TGTATCAGAAGTAGGGTTATCGCTGTTTAATGGCACACTAACAGAAGCTAATCGTAAATCCATAGAGGCTGTAGACACAGACAGGAACGGAGAGATCAATTACGCAG aatTTGCTTCGGCTATGAGACAACATCCAGTTCTTCGCTCCAGCATCTAA